A stretch of Astyanax mexicanus isolate ESR-SI-001 chromosome 21, AstMex3_surface, whole genome shotgun sequence DNA encodes these proteins:
- the LOC125785903 gene encoding stonustoxin subunit beta-like, whose product MKSGLKKYGCDLTLDPNTANSYLSLSEENRRVERGEEQSYPDHPERFDRWPQVLSREGVTGRCYWEAEWSGGDAEVALSYKTISRKGGGSDSLFGGNEKSWSLEINNNSYSVHHNKHRTDLPPPPSPSNRVGVYVDCPAGTLSFYNISSHTHTPSSHTPTHTPSHTQTLTHLHTFYTTFTEPLYAGFYVNYGSVHLCDIE is encoded by the exons ATGAAGtcaggattaaaaaaat acggctgtgatctcacactggatccaaacacagcgaacagttatctctctctgagtgaagagaacaggagggtggagagaggagaggagcagtcgtatcctgatcatccagagagatttgataggtggccgcaggttctgagtagagagggagttactggacgctgttactgggaggctgagtggagcggaggagACGCTGAAGTAGCtttgagttataaaaccatcagcaggaaaggaggaggttCAGACTCTCTGTTTGGAGGGAATGAAAAGTCCTGGAGTCTGGAGATCAataataacagttactctgttcatcacaataaacacagaactgatctccctcctcctccctctccctctaacagagtaggagtgtatgtggactgtcccgccggcactctgtccttctacaatatctcctctcatacacacacaccctcctcacacacacccacacacacaccctcacacacccaaacactcacacacctacacacattctacaccacattcACTGAACCGCTCTATGCTGGGTTTTATGTTAATTATGGCTCCGTGCATCTGTGTGATatagaatag